The following proteins are co-located in the Triticum aestivum cultivar Chinese Spring chromosome 1A, IWGSC CS RefSeq v2.1, whole genome shotgun sequence genome:
- the LOC123185130 gene encoding vacuolar sorting protein 3, which yields MGSQPAPSRAALEPFATLDPAALASLPASTPLTVRSAALSAPSLLYLGTGGGKLLLFSLATPSSPEFLRLLPIGATRPVSAILPLPSVARVLVLADGMLLLADPLLARPVRRLGSLRGVAAVASSPPASPSSCSLAVAVGKRLLVLDLALREADELEVQTREIAAGVEGISALAWVGEDSVFAGTASGYSLFSSSGGGTGQRVDIFMLPESAGAPRIRPLSGGQEAMLLVDNVGVVVDRSGHPVGSSFVFNSRPDCIVEVSPYVVVAAESKVDVYRRRNGVHLQTVPIARRGTGVLTVASDDDGSSGEVVVVATAYKVFCYRKVSAVEQIKALLRIKCYTEAISLLEEFESDGEISNDMISFVHAQLGFLLFFDLRFEDAVNHFLLSETMQPAEIFPFIMRDPNRWSDLVPRKRYWGLHPPPKPLEEVIDDGLVTLQRALFLKKAGVDTVVDEYFLSNPPTRADLLELAIRNIIRYLCVSREKSLSPAEMEGVDTLLMYLYRALDLVDDMEKLASSQNSCVVDELESLLDNSGHLRALAFLYGSKGMCSQAVAIWRILARNYSTGLWKDRPILPGTDSQETSSVKKSGEEIAAIEASKILQATSDQDLVLEHLGWVADIDQDLATVILTSEMREKQLSSEKVIAALDSEKVGIHQRYLQWLIEDQGCEDPHYHTSYALLLSKSAMEAFHMESNSGERNDKEIDSDLQFIYSLRERLQLFLQASDLYDPEEVLDVIAESELWLEKAILYRKMGQENIVLQILALKLEDSEAAEQYCAEIGRDDAYIQLLDLYLDPKNGREPMFTAAVRLLHNHGKSLDPIQVLERLSSDMPLQLASDTILRMLRARVHHHRQGQIVHNLSRATNVDARLTRLEERSRHVQLTDESICDSCRARLGTKLFVMYPDDSVVCYRCYRNQGDSVSGRGRNFRKDAIFKQSWLVSR from the exons ATGGGATCCCAGCCGGCGCCCTCCCGCGCGGCCCTGGAGCCCTTCGCGACGCTGGACCCGGCGGCGCTGGCCTCCCTCCCGGCCTCGACGCCCCTCACGGTCCGCTCCGCGGCCCTCTCCGCGCCGAGCCTCCTCTACCTCGGCACGGGGGGCGGGaagctcctcctcttctccctggcGACCCCCTCCTCCCCCgagttcctccgcctgctccccatCGGCGCCACCCGCCCCGTCTCTGCCATCCTCCCGCTCCCCTCCGTCGCTCGCGTCCTCGTGCTCGCCGACGGCATGCTCCTCCTCGCCGACCCGCTCCTCGCGCGCCCCGTCCGCCGCCTCGGCTCCCTCCGcggcgtcgccgccgtcgcctcctcccCGCCCGCCTCCCCCTCGTCCTGCTCCCTGGCCGTCGCGGTCGGGAAGAGGCTGCTGGTCCTCGACCTCGCCCTGCGCGAGGCGGACGAGCTGGAGGTGCAGACGCGGGAGATCGCCGCGGGGGTCGAGGGGATCAGCGCGCTCGCCTGGGTCGGCGAGGACTCGGTCTTCGCCGGCACCGCGTCGGGGTACTCGCTCTTCTCCTcgagcggcggcggcacgggccAGCGTGTGGACATATTCATGCTCCCGGAGTCGGCGGGGGCGCCGAGGATCAGGCCGCTGTCGGGCGGCCAGGAGGCGATGCTGCTGGTGGACAATGTCGGGGTGGTCGTCGACCGGTCCGGGCACCCCGTCGGAAGCAGCTTTGTGTTCAACAGCAGGCCGGATTGCATCGTCGAGGTGTCCCCGTATGTGGTGGTCGCCGCAGAGTCCAAGGTGGATGTGTACAGGAGGAGGAATGGGGTGCACTTGCAGACCGTTCCGATCGCGAGGAGAGGCACGGGTGTTCTGACCGTGGCGAGCGATGATGATGGAAGCAGCGGGGAGGTCGTTGTGGTCGCTACGGCTTATAAG GTTTTCTGTTACCGTAAAGTATCTGCAGTGGAACAGATCAAGGCGTTGTTACGAATAAAGTGTTATACAGAGGCTATTTCTTTGCTGGAAGAGTTTGAATCTGATGGTGAAATCTCAAATGATATGATTTCCTTTGTGCATGCACAACTTGGATTCTTATTATTCTTTGACTTGCGCTTTGAGGATGCTGTTAATCATTTCTTGCTGTCGGAGACTATGCAACCAGCAGAAATATTTCCATTCATCATGCGGGATCCTAATCGTTGGTCAGATCTG GTGCCAAGAAAACGTTATTGGGGCTTGCATCCTCCCCCCAAGCCTCTTGAAGAAGTTATTGACGATGGACTGGTAACACTTCAGCGAGCATTGTTTCTCAAAAAGGCAGGTGTGGACACAGTTGTGGATGAATATTTCCTTTCAAATCCTCCAACTAGAGCTGATCTATTGGAACTAGCTATCAGAAATATTATCAG GTACCTTTGTGTTTCACGAGAGAAGAGCTTGTCTCCTGCAGAGATGGAAGGAGTCGATACTCTTCTGATGTACCTTTATAGAGCACTTGATCTTGTTGATGACATGGAGAAGCTTGCATCATCTCAAAATAGCTGTGTTGTG GATGAACTggaatcactgttggacaactctgGACATCTGCGGGCGCTTGCTTTCTTATATGGCAGTAAGGGAATGTGCTCCCAAGCTGTTGCTATATGGCGTATCTTAGCAAGGAATTACAGCACAGGTCTGTGGAAGGACCGTCCTATTCTGCCTGGAACGGACTCCCAGGAAACTTCGTCTGTTAAAAAATCCGGTGAGGAAATTGCTGCTATCGAAGCCTCCAAGATACTTCAAGCAACATCTGATCAGGACCTTGTCTTGGAACATCTTGGATGG GTTGCAGACATTGATCAAGACCTTGCAACTGTGATTTTAACATCTGAGATGAGGGAAAAACAACTTTCTTCTG AAAAGGTTATTGCTGCCCTTGATTCAGAAAAGGTTGGGATTCACCAAAG ATATTTGCAGTGGTTGATTGAGGATCAGGGTTGTGAGGACCCTCACTATCACACGTCATATGCATTATTGCTGTCGAAATCTGCCATGGAAGCATTTCATATGGAGTCCAATTCCGGAGAGAGAAATGATAAAGAAATCGACTCAGACCTACAGTTCATTTATTCATTGAGGGAAAGATTGCAATTATTTTTGCAAGCTTCGGACTTGTATGATCCAGAAGAAGTGCTTGATGTGATAGCAGAATCTGAGCTATGGCTGGAAAAG GCCATTTTGTATAGGAAGATGGGCCAAGAGAACATTGTACTTCAGATACTAGCACT GAAGCTGGAGGATAGTGAAGCTGCTGAGCAGTACTGTGCAGAGATTGGCCGAGACGATGCTTATATTCA GCTTTTGGATTTGTATTTGGACCCGAAAAATGGGAGAGAACCGATGTTTACAGCAGCTGTCCGACTTCTTCATAATCACGGGAAATCTTTGGATCCCATACAAGTattggag AGATTATCCTCAGATATGCCTCTCCAGCTAGCTTCAGATACAATATTGCGAATGCTAAGAGCTCGGGTGCACCATCATCGCCAAGGGCAG ATAGTGCATAATTTATCACGTGCGACGAACGTTGATGCACGATTGACAAGACTGGAGGAGAGGTCAAGGCATGTGCAGCTAACTGATGAGAGTATTTGTGATTCATGTCGAGCTCGGCTTGGCACCAAGCTATTCGTCATGTACCCAGACGACTCGGTTGTTTGCTACAGG TGCTACCGAAACCAAGGCGATTCTGTTTCAGGACGAGGCCGTAACTTCAGGAAAGATGCTATATTCAAACAAAGCTGGCTTGTCAGTAGATAG